Proteins encoded by one window of Acinonyx jubatus isolate Ajub_Pintada_27869175 chromosome X, VMU_Ajub_asm_v1.0, whole genome shotgun sequence:
- the CCDC160 gene encoding coiled-coil domain-containing protein 160, with protein MDARRKHWKENMFAPFFSAQDVLDEDSQPESSSEQMTLDKANRIEGIYNLSSRKFQEENKFKRKEFISQRNEKEQEPNLRGRKVNISKNEADTNSVSCEPSNLDVVTEERVISMEHHSTWTTKELPTLPWHDTKKKFTEGMSPKLRLNLLNEELEELDMKCRKIEEEFENAEKELLNSKKEVCAKSLNFQDTGTEASKKDWELQALRNDLSERATNVQNLTEELQEAKEVIHRLTRENRDLKEAIRKLKRQTEIGNALLKEEMKLYYELEMKKIRGELDAIKNELRAEKTLQARNNRALELLRKHFASVTSSTLDSLTEEFF; from the coding sequence ATGGATGctagaagaaaacactggaaggAGAATATGTTTGCTCCTTTTTTCAGTGCACAGGATGTTCTAGATGAGGATTCTCAGCCTGAATCGTCTTCTGAACAAATGACTTTAGATAAGGCCAATAGAATAGAAGGAATTTATAATTTGTCTAGTAGAaagtttcaagaagaaaataaatttaagaggaaagaatttatttctcaacgaaatgaaaaagaacaagaaccaaATTTAAGAGGGAGAAAGGtaaacatttcaaagaatgaaGCAGACACAAATTCCGTCTCCTGTGAACCATCTAATTTGGATGTTGTGACCGAAGAAAGGGTTATTAGCATGGAACATCATTCTACCTGGACTACAAAGGAATTACCAACCCTCCCGTGGCACGACACGAAGAAGAAATTTACCGAAGGAATGTCTCCAAAACTTCGCCTGAATCTTTTGAACGAAGAACTGGAAGAACTTGAtatgaaatgcagaaaaatagaagaggaatttGAAAATGCCGAAAAAGAACTCTTGAACTCCAAAAAAGAAGTCTGTGCAAAATCCCTGAATTTTCAGGACACAGGGACGGAAGCTTCAAAGAAAGACTGGGAGCTCCAAGCTTTAAGAAATGACCTATCTGAAAGAGCAACAAACGTCCAGAACTTAACTGAAGAGCTCCAGGAAGCCAAAGAAGTCATCCACAGGCTGACCCGAGAGAACAGAGATTTAAAAGAAGCCATCAGGAAACTAAAGCGTCAAACTGAGATTGGAAACGCACTcctgaaggaagaaatgaaactgtaTTATGAATTAGAGATGAAAAAGATCCGCGGGGAGCTGGATGCCATCAAGAACGAACTGAGAGCTGAGAAGACCCTGCAAGCAAGAAATAACAGGGCCCTGGAGTTGCTTAGGAAGCACTTTGCTTCCGTAACATCAAGTACCCTTGACAGCTTGACGGAGgagtttttttaa